From the genome of Streptomyces sp. NBC_01116, one region includes:
- a CDS encoding zinc-binding dehydrogenase, which yields MFAAYAARIDPDHPLDGLELGDRPAPEARPGWTTVTVRAASLNHHDLWSLRGVGLPPERLPMILGCDAAGVDQDGNEVVLHSVIGQSGHGVGPKEPRSILTERYQGAFAEQVTVPTWNVLPKPRELSFEEAACLPTAWLTAYRMLFTNAGVRPGDSVLVQGAGGGVATAAIVLGKAAGLRVFATSRDRAKRERAVELGALEAYEPGARLPQRVDAVIETVGAATWSHSVKSLRPGGTLVISGATSGDRPAHAELTRIFFLELKVVGSTMGSKDELEDLLAFCATTGVRPVIDEVLPLDRARDGFRRLESGDLFGKIVFTPTS from the coding sequence ATGTTCGCCGCATACGCAGCCCGCATCGATCCCGACCATCCCCTCGACGGCCTGGAGCTGGGTGACCGCCCGGCACCCGAGGCGCGTCCCGGGTGGACCACCGTCACCGTCCGGGCGGCCTCCCTCAACCACCACGACCTCTGGTCCCTGCGGGGCGTGGGTCTCCCGCCGGAGCGGCTGCCGATGATCCTCGGCTGCGACGCGGCCGGCGTCGACCAGGACGGCAACGAGGTCGTCCTGCACTCCGTCATCGGGCAGTCGGGGCACGGCGTCGGGCCGAAGGAGCCGCGCTCCATCCTCACCGAGCGCTACCAGGGAGCCTTCGCCGAGCAGGTCACCGTTCCCACCTGGAACGTCCTGCCCAAGCCGAGGGAGCTCAGCTTCGAGGAGGCCGCCTGTCTGCCCACCGCCTGGCTCACCGCGTACCGGATGCTGTTCACCAACGCCGGTGTGCGGCCCGGCGATTCCGTGCTCGTCCAGGGTGCCGGCGGCGGTGTCGCCACCGCCGCCATCGTGCTCGGGAAGGCCGCCGGGCTACGGGTCTTCGCCACCAGCCGGGACCGGGCCAAGCGTGAGCGGGCGGTCGAACTCGGCGCTCTGGAGGCGTACGAGCCCGGCGCCCGGCTGCCGCAGCGGGTGGACGCCGTCATCGAGACCGTGGGGGCCGCCACCTGGTCCCACTCCGTGAAGTCGCTGCGTCCCGGCGGCACCCTCGTCATCTCCGGGGCCACCAGCGGCGACCGGCCCGCGCACGCCGAGCTGACCCGCATCTTCTTCCTGGAACTGAAGGTCGTCGGCTCCACCATGGGGTCCAAGGACGAGCTGGAGGACCTGCTCGCGTTCTGCGCGACCACCGGGGTGCGCCCGGTCATCGACGAGGTGCTGCCGCTGGACCGGGCCAGGGACGGGTTCCGGCGGCTGGAGTCGGGCGACCTCTTCGGGAAGATCGTGTTCACGCCGACTTCCTGA
- a CDS encoding cellulase family glycosylhydrolase, translating into MAVVVASVLAAGALAPAATARPISVPAPAPAPASARHGIPPLTDDRGRVLTLRGWNVEDKANRGEDALTAITERHFRDLRGHGFNFARLLVFWDDLEPTRGQYSERYLRRVERILDWAHEHRVHVLIDAHQDVFGPAFGHRGIPAWATRTDGLPFTPNPDDWFSEYFQPAVQRAFTHLYEDPDLQRAQAAMWQVLAERFRDHPAVIGYDLINEPMGELREGEDLPTAARRIEAQHLTPMYNRLARAVRAKDRDTWLFVEPTPIVGEGVPTGLGRIEDRRTVYAPHFYNTAMEAGADYDPSAGWIEAYEAAVTAYPARHRMPVVVGEWGPLNNSLPNMGRFYREAVDSLNRYSSGWAGYVWCYGGGYCAVDERGRFRTNKERTATPYAPAVAGTVRSEAYDADTRSYRLAYRAAARPGVTELSLPPSPRGWRVSVTGPARLLGKPSREGWPVVLAWPGAEVVVTVGEAGPYGRTDHP; encoded by the coding sequence ATGGCAGTTGTCGTCGCGTCCGTGCTCGCGGCGGGGGCCCTCGCCCCCGCCGCTACGGCACGCCCCATATCCGTACCCGCCCCGGCTCCGGCCCCCGCGTCCGCACGGCACGGCATCCCGCCGCTGACCGACGACCGGGGCCGCGTCCTCACCCTGCGCGGCTGGAACGTCGAGGACAAGGCGAACCGCGGCGAGGACGCCCTCACCGCCATCACCGAACGGCACTTCCGCGACCTGCGCGGACACGGCTTCAACTTCGCCCGGCTGCTGGTCTTCTGGGACGACCTGGAGCCCACCCGCGGCCAGTACAGCGAACGGTATCTCCGGCGCGTCGAACGCATCCTGGACTGGGCGCACGAGCACCGTGTCCATGTCCTCATCGACGCCCACCAGGATGTCTTCGGCCCCGCGTTCGGGCACCGGGGCATCCCCGCCTGGGCCACCAGGACCGACGGGCTGCCGTTCACCCCGAACCCCGACGACTGGTTCTCGGAGTACTTCCAGCCCGCCGTCCAGCGGGCCTTCACCCACCTCTACGAGGACCCCGACCTCCAGCGCGCCCAGGCCGCCATGTGGCAGGTCCTCGCGGAACGCTTCCGCGACCACCCGGCCGTGATCGGCTACGACCTGATCAACGAGCCGATGGGGGAGCTGCGCGAGGGCGAGGACCTGCCCACCGCCGCACGCCGGATCGAGGCCCAGCACCTCACCCCGATGTACAACCGGCTCGCCCGCGCCGTCCGGGCGAAGGACCGCGACACCTGGCTCTTCGTCGAGCCGACGCCCATCGTCGGCGAGGGCGTCCCCACCGGGCTCGGCCGGATCGAGGACCGCCGGACCGTGTACGCCCCACACTTCTACAACACCGCCATGGAGGCGGGCGCGGACTACGACCCCTCGGCCGGCTGGATCGAGGCGTACGAGGCCGCCGTCACCGCCTACCCGGCCCGCCACCGGATGCCCGTGGTCGTCGGCGAGTGGGGCCCCCTGAACAACTCCCTTCCCAACATGGGCCGCTTCTACCGGGAGGCCGTCGACTCCCTGAACCGCTACAGCTCCGGCTGGGCGGGGTACGTCTGGTGCTACGGCGGCGGCTACTGCGCGGTCGACGAGCGCGGCCGCTTCCGTACCAACAAGGAGCGGACGGCCACGCCGTACGCCCCGGCCGTCGCCGGGACCGTCCGCTCCGAGGCGTACGACGCGGACACCCGCTCCTACCGGCTCGCCTACCGCGCCGCCGCCCGCCCCGGAGTGACGGAGCTGTCCCTCCCGCCCTCGCCCCGGGGCTGGCGTGTCTCCGTCACCGGTCCGGCCCGCCTTCTCGGCAAGCCGTCGCGCGAGGGATGGCCGGTCGTGCTGGCGTGGCCCGGGGCGGAGGTGGTGGTGACCGTGGGGGAGGCTGGCCCGTATGGACGAACTGACCACCCCTGA
- a CDS encoding GNAT family N-acetyltransferase — MDELTTPEGFLLRPWEPADASAVLRAFAPADMGRQTDRPVFDRPGALAWIADRTRERGARTGYSWAVVGEEGEALGCVAVGSVNRAHDTGWVSYWTTEEARGRGVAPAGVRALARWAFDELGLYRLELGHRTDNPASCRVAIRAGFAPEGIDRAKLRYGDVRYDVERHARLADDDVNLD, encoded by the coding sequence ATGGACGAACTGACCACCCCTGAAGGGTTTCTGCTGCGCCCCTGGGAGCCCGCCGACGCCTCGGCGGTGCTCCGCGCCTTCGCCCCGGCCGACATGGGCCGCCAGACGGACCGGCCGGTGTTCGACCGGCCGGGGGCGCTGGCCTGGATCGCGGACCGCACGCGCGAACGGGGAGCGCGCACGGGCTACTCGTGGGCCGTCGTGGGGGAGGAGGGCGAGGCGCTGGGCTGTGTCGCGGTCGGCTCCGTCAACCGGGCCCATGACACCGGCTGGGTCTCCTACTGGACCACGGAGGAGGCGCGCGGCCGGGGCGTCGCCCCGGCCGGAGTGCGGGCCCTGGCGCGCTGGGCCTTCGACGAGCTGGGGCTGTACCGGCTGGAGCTGGGCCACCGCACCGACAACCCGGCCTCCTGCCGGGTCGCGATCCGGGCGGGGTTCGCGCCCGAGGGAATCGACCGGGCCAAACTGCGGTACGGCGACGTCCGGTACGACGTCGAGCGGCACGCGCGCCTGGCCGACGATGATGTCAACCTTGATTGA
- a CDS encoding sigma factor-like helix-turn-helix DNA-binding protein — protein MTEATDLAARAGDRDPRVGLRSVAALRRLLEQLEAVQVRSARVQGWSWQEIAAELGVSRQAVHKKYGRR, from the coding sequence ATGACCGAAGCAACGGATCTGGCCGCACGTGCAGGCGACCGTGACCCGCGGGTCGGGTTGCGGTCGGTGGCCGCGCTGCGGCGCCTGCTGGAGCAGCTCGAAGCCGTACAGGTGAGAAGTGCCCGCGTCCAGGGCTGGTCGTGGCAGGAGATCGCCGCCGAGCTGGGAGTCAGCCGGCAGGCCGTGCACAAGAAGTACGGGAGGCGTTGA
- a CDS encoding Clp protease N-terminal domain-containing protein — protein MFERFTRGARATVKGAVAQAEQAGADSVTEEHLLLALLEQEGGRASFAVTALGLHDRRASLDAAFAEARRRGGLTRADTDALAGIGIDLGAIVSRVEGAHGEGALATGRGGRRWWSGHRPFTPGAKTVLENSLRVALGRGDRFIGEEHLLLALTAKPGVVADVLAEHGATYATVRRALYGPDADGGQGHAKAG, from the coding sequence ATGTTCGAGCGATTCACCCGAGGAGCCCGCGCGACCGTGAAGGGCGCCGTGGCCCAGGCGGAGCAGGCGGGCGCCGACTCGGTCACCGAGGAACATCTGCTGCTCGCGCTGCTGGAACAGGAAGGCGGCCGGGCCTCGTTCGCCGTCACCGCACTCGGCCTCCACGACCGCCGCGCCTCCCTGGACGCCGCGTTCGCCGAGGCCCGCCGCCGTGGCGGGCTGACCAGGGCCGACACCGACGCCCTCGCCGGCATCGGGATCGACCTCGGCGCGATCGTCTCCCGGGTCGAAGGAGCCCACGGCGAGGGAGCCCTGGCGACCGGCCGGGGAGGCCGCCGGTGGTGGTCGGGGCACCGCCCCTTCACCCCGGGCGCGAAGACCGTCCTGGAGAACTCGCTCCGGGTCGCCCTGGGGCGCGGCGACCGCTTCATCGGCGAGGAACATCTGCTCCTCGCCCTCACGGCGAAGCCCGGAGTCGTCGCCGACGTCCTCGCCGAGCACGGAGCGACCTACGCGACCGTACGGCGCGCGCTGTACGGCCCCGACGCGGACGGGGGCCAGGGGCACGCCAAGGCCGGGTGA
- a CDS encoding helix-turn-helix transcriptional regulator translates to MPPVFAHGRLRLYLLKLLDEAPRHGYEVIRLLEERFQGLYAPSAGTVYPRLAKLEAEGLVTHATEGGRKVYSITDAGREELAGRGGELADLELEIRDSVSELAAEIRDDVRGAAGRLRSDMRAAASESRHGTEAGAGSDGSGGKAKDEQTSPFGDFGDFGGLGDLGDSEAWRTAKEELRRAKHEWKEQARRAKDESRRAREDAQQARRQAKEAQEKAREQMQTAARQVQEHFARGDWPSGVREGLAEITGQLGGFARSGAWPPFGRPEQDTAPAAPSAPVPDDGFDWGESAPATGDPARDLDRLLDHFRDGVRDAARDHGVTETQLTEARRHLGAAAARIEALLTAEDEGRA, encoded by the coding sequence ATGCCTCCCGTATTCGCCCACGGCCGTCTGCGGCTGTACCTCCTCAAGCTCCTGGACGAGGCTCCCCGCCACGGCTACGAGGTCATCCGCCTGCTGGAGGAGCGTTTCCAGGGCCTGTACGCCCCGTCCGCCGGCACGGTCTACCCGCGGCTGGCCAAGCTGGAGGCCGAGGGCCTGGTCACCCACGCCACCGAGGGCGGCCGCAAGGTCTACTCGATCACCGACGCGGGGCGCGAGGAGCTGGCGGGCCGCGGCGGGGAACTGGCCGATCTGGAGCTGGAGATCCGCGACTCGGTCTCCGAGCTGGCCGCCGAGATACGCGACGACGTGCGGGGCGCGGCGGGCCGGCTCCGCAGCGACATGCGGGCCGCGGCGTCGGAGTCCCGCCACGGTACGGAGGCCGGGGCCGGCAGCGACGGGTCCGGAGGGAAGGCCAAGGACGAACAGACGTCCCCCTTCGGTGACTTCGGTGACTTCGGCGGCCTGGGCGACCTCGGCGACAGCGAGGCGTGGCGCACGGCGAAGGAGGAGCTGCGCCGGGCCAAGCACGAGTGGAAGGAGCAGGCCCGCCGGGCGAAGGACGAGTCCCGGCGCGCCCGCGAGGACGCCCAGCAGGCCCGCCGCCAGGCCAAGGAGGCCCAGGAGAAGGCGCGCGAGCAGATGCAGACCGCCGCCCGTCAGGTGCAGGAGCACTTCGCGCGGGGCGACTGGCCCTCCGGCGTACGGGAGGGCCTCGCGGAGATCACCGGCCAGCTCGGCGGCTTCGCCCGGTCCGGCGCCTGGCCGCCGTTCGGCAGGCCCGAGCAGGACACGGCCCCGGCGGCCCCGTCGGCACCGGTTCCCGACGACGGCTTCGACTGGGGCGAGAGCGCACCGGCCACCGGCGATCCGGCGCGCGACCTGGACCGCCTGCTGGATCATTTCCGCGACGGCGTCCGGGACGCGGCCCGCGATCACGGGGTGACGGAGACCCAGCTCACGGAGGCCCGCCGCCATCTGGGCGCGGCGGCGGCGCGGATCGAGGCGCTGCTGACGGCGGAGGACGAGGGAAGGGCCTGA
- a CDS encoding DUF4097 domain-containing protein, with protein MPVSTWTIAEPRKLAFEDPVAALHVRIVDGTVNVVGTDEPDARLEVSAIEGPPLIVTQEDDRLTVAYEDLPWQDFLRWFDPKGRRRSAVVTLVVPAASSVEVGVIGAGAVVSGIDGRTEVRGITGDSTLVGLTGAVRGESVSGSLEAQGVTGDLRFHSVSGDLTVIDGAGTSVRAESVSGAMVLDVDPSGRPTDIRLATVTGEIAIRLPHPADARVEANTASGAVSNAFEDLRVGGQWGAKKITGTLGAGTGTLRATTVSGSIALLRRPPAEDDAYAAEPTGKVL; from the coding sequence ATGCCTGTGTCGACATGGACCATCGCCGAGCCGCGGAAGCTCGCCTTCGAGGATCCGGTGGCGGCGCTCCACGTGCGCATCGTCGACGGCACGGTCAACGTGGTCGGGACCGACGAGCCGGACGCCCGGCTGGAGGTCTCCGCGATCGAGGGCCCGCCGCTGATCGTGACCCAGGAGGACGACCGGCTCACCGTGGCCTACGAGGACCTGCCCTGGCAGGACTTCCTGCGCTGGTTCGACCCCAAGGGCCGCCGCCGCAGCGCCGTGGTCACGCTCGTCGTGCCGGCCGCCTCCTCGGTCGAGGTCGGCGTGATCGGAGCCGGGGCCGTCGTCTCCGGCATCGACGGCCGCACCGAGGTCCGCGGCATCACCGGTGACTCCACGCTCGTCGGGCTGACCGGCGCGGTGCGCGGGGAGTCCGTGTCGGGCAGCCTGGAGGCCCAGGGCGTCACGGGGGATCTGCGCTTCCACTCCGTGTCCGGCGATCTGACGGTGATCGACGGGGCGGGGACCTCGGTCCGGGCCGAATCGGTCAGCGGCGCCATGGTGCTGGACGTCGACCCGTCCGGGAGGCCCACGGACATCCGGCTGGCCACGGTGACCGGCGAGATCGCGATCCGGCTGCCGCACCCCGCCGACGCCAGGGTCGAGGCGAACACCGCGAGCGGGGCCGTCTCCAACGCCTTCGAGGACCTGCGGGTCGGCGGGCAGTGGGGAGCGAAGAAGATCACCGGCACGCTGGGAGCCGGGACGGGGACCCTGCGGGCGACGACCGTGTCCGGTTCGATCGCCCTGTTGCGCAGGCCGCCCGCCGAGGACGACGCGTACGCCGCCGAGCCGACCGGAAAGGTTCTCTGA